The Leucothrix mucor DSM 2157 DNA window AACTTAGGGTCTAACAAATCAGGATCGATACGACGCTCTGTTTCTTTAGTGACCACGCCATTGTCTGTAAACGTTTGCTCGATAATATTTTGCATTTCCCAGCCCTCAGGCGTGGCTAATATTGCCTCAACCTGAGAGAGCGACTGTAAGCCGGTATAGTTTGGCTTAATGGCGTAGATGGTGACATCGGTCAGTTTTTCTTCTGACCAAACCTGTCCGATATGGAAGATGCGTTGCTTATCTTTAACCCATAAGCTAGCACCACGCACCATCACGATATTCTTCGTATTGAGTGATGACTTGAAATTACGTCCCGCTAAGTCAGCCTGAGGTACAACATACTCACCCATCAGAAAAACGGCAATCACTAGCACTACACCCAGCTTTAGCACCGAGACGATAATATTAGCAATGGAAATACCCGCTGCGCGCATGGCGATAAATTCGGAATTGGCCGCCAGATTACCCAGTCCCAATAAGGTGCCAATCAGCATGGCAGTGGGGAATAGCTCATACAACCTGCTTGGAATAGAGTACAGCAGGTAAATAATGGCCTGTAAGCTGGAGTAATTCTCGTTGACCTTGCCTGACTCACTGATGAAGTCAAAAAACAACAGTAGGGTTGTCAACGCAAACCACGCCATAAACAAACCTAAGAAAACAGACTTCCAGAGGTAGCGATCGATAATATTCATCGCAAGCCACCATAGCGTCGCCAAACCAACCATAAAGCTAAGATGA harbors:
- the lptG gene encoding LPS export ABC transporter permease LptG — its product is MNIIDRYLWKSVFLGLFMAWFALTTLLLFFDFISESGKVNENYSSLQAIIYLLYSIPSRLYELFPTAMLIGTLLGLGNLAANSEFIAMRAAGISIANIIVSVLKLGVVLVIAVFLMGEYVVPQADLAGRNFKSSLNTKNIVMVRGASLWVKDKQRIFHIGQVWSEEKLTDVTIYAIKPNYTGLQSLSQVEAILATPEGWEMQNIIEQTFTDNGVVTKETERRIDPDLLDPKFISIASVQAEQLSIAELSELISYQEANKLNADKFKLAYWKRFSAPVSALIMLILAMPFLFGSQRGGGAGQRVFIGIIAGIAFFLINKVLNELGSVYGLSPMLSAFTPALVFLGVSIIALRRIR